AAAACATGGAGCTTAGTAAGGAGTTTTATCAGAAAGCTGCCAAACTTAGACCTTTTTGCTCAGGTTCTGATACACTGTTGGTGGATTGGCACATTGCTTTAGGGTTCGGTAGGTATCATTTCAATAAACAGAATCTTGACTCATCTGAAATCTATTTTGAAGATCTTCTACAGACAGCCCAAAAAATGCCAATAACCCAGAATAAGGATTATGTAGAAAGTATGGGGTATTCGTATTTGGCCAATATTGCCTTTGACCAAGGAAAATATAATGAGGCTTTAAAATATGATCTTCTTTCCCTAGAGCTTGAACTAAGAAATAGCAGCCCTCTTAATCTGATAGCTTCCTATAACAATTTGGGAGATGACTATATGCTGATCAATAAACAAGACTCCGCTTTTTATTATTATCAGCTAGCACTCAATCTATCGGAGGAATACCAATCAGCTGATAGAAAGATTGAAGTTCTTAACAACTTACATGAGTTCTATGCTAAAGTAGGAAAGACTAAAAAAGCCTATGAAACGCTTCTGGAAAAAAATGAAATCGAGGACACCCTTCGCTTGCATAGAAATAATTTGAAATACAATGAGCTGTTGAGGCAGTATGAAGCTGAAAAACAAGAAAAAGAAATTCAAGATCAAAAAGATCAAATTGATCTACTGACGGCTCGTGAGCAACTTTCTAGTTTAAGACTTACTATTCTGATAGTAGTAGTGGTTGCGGTATTGCTATTAGGCTTTCTTTATGCAAGGTACCGTTTGGCGATTAAAGAGAGAAAAGCGAGGGAGTTGGAAGTTATAGGCCGTTTCAAAGAGTCCATGACAGGTATGATCGCCCATGACCTAAAAAATCCATTGAGTGTGATATTGGGGATGGAAAGTGAAAAGCCATCCACCAAACAGATGGCAAAGCAAATGTTGCAACTAGTCAACAATATGCTGGATGTACAGAAATTTGAAAATGCAGAAGTTCAGCTCAATCTGGAAGATTTCTCATTGACTGCTCTGGTTTCGGAAGTAATAGAGCAAGTTCGCCCGTTATTGTCCGAAAAAAATGTAACTATTATTCCGAAGGTGGAGTCCGCAGTAGGCGTTCGAGCAGACCGAGAAATGATTTTTCGAGTACTAGTCAATTTCCTAACCAATGCCATAAAGTTTTCGCCTAATAATAGTACCATTGAAATCGAAGTAGTACAAGTGGAAAAGAAGGTAGAAATCTCTATTCATGATTATGGTACTGGAATAGAAAAGTCTAAAGTTGCGGAGATTTTTAATGCCTATACACAAGTAGATGCTCGAAAGTCAGGAGGTGTGGCTTCTACAGGCTTGGGACTTTCCTTTTGTAAGTTGGCTGTCGAAGCTCACGGCAGTACTATTCTCGTCGACTCTGAGTTGGGGAAGGGAACAAGCTTTACCTTTTCGTTGCCAGAGTCGGAAGAAATAGTCGATCATGAAAAGCTGACAGAATCATACAATGAGTTTTTAGTTACCGAAATGGAGAAAGGTTGGATACAAGATAAGCTTCCACAGCTCAAAGCACTGAAACTGTATCAAGCCTTTGAGATCGAAGAGGTGTTAGAAGATTTGGAGCAGCATAAATCGGCTACTATTGATCGATGGAGCAAAGAGGTGCTGGATGCAGCATATGCAAACAATAGGGAGCATTATGATGAGTTGCTTCGAAAAGTGAGTCAAAATTAGGATTAGCTGAGTGAATATTACTTAGGATACTAAGCTTTGTAAATATAAAAGCCTTCTCTTTTCGATAGAAGGCTTTATTCGTTTCAAATTTGAAGAATACTCTCTTGAGGTGAAAATTAAAGGTCCATAATTTCTACCCTTAAGTTGGCTTCTTCATCAAGCCCCATTTTTTTCTTTAGCCTGAACAGTGCTGTACGTGTACTGGCAGGTGTAATGTTGAGTAGCTGTGCGATCTGTTTGTTGTCCATTCCCAGTTTTAGATAGGCGCAGAGTTTCAAGTCTTTATGAGAAAGGTCTCCGCACTTATCAGTAATGGCATTGAAAAAGTCAGGATGCACTTCATCAAAATGCATTTTGAAGGTGTCCCAGCTGCTGTCAATATCAATATGGTTGTAAACTCTTTTTCGGAGTGCTTTGAGTTCCAACCCAATATCCTCTTTAGGATTGTCAATTTTCCTTTCCAGTTCTTGCAGGCTAGTATGAAAATCCTGCAACAAGCCGTTCTTTTCCACTATCAGCATGGAAGTTGTACTAAGTTTCCGGTTTTTCAGCTCTATCTCACTTCTAAGTAATTCCTTGATGGCTTCGTGTTGTTCACGGATTCTAAGAGCAGTATTGATTCTTGCAATCAGTTCGACAAAATCAATCGGTTTACGAACATAATCTACAGCTCCTGCTTCCAGAGCAAGGCGCAAGTCATCTGAGTTAGTCATTTGTCCTGTGGCAATGATTACTGGAATCTCGTGCGTTTTTTCTGACAACTTGAGGCGCCTTGTCGCTTCAATACCATTCATAACAGGCATGTCCCAATCCATCAGGATAACATCAGGCAATTCTTCTTCTGCTACCTGACAGCCAATCTCTCCATTTCCAGCATTGATTACGGTGTAATTCCCTGATTTACTTAGCTCATTGGCAATTAGCCGAATAATCTCCCGCTGGTCATCAACAATAAGGATAGTTTTTTTATTCATAAGTATGCTTTGTCGCTTTGATGCAAAGGTAATGTTATGAATAAATGTAAACAATCACATCTGCTTCATACTTTATTGAAGCTCCTTTTCGGGTCTTTTTCAATGATTGGCGGAGGGGAATATAGTTTGGTGATAATCGGATTTGATAGACAGTTGTCTCAACATTGATTTGTGAAAGGTTGTTTATATAACATGGTGTAGTATTGGAATCGGAATACTTTTTTTCTCAAATATACTATAGTCTTCATTGCTTGTAACGCTTTGTCTACGCTCCTCCTCTAGGTTGTTGACGCTTTGTCTACGCATGTTTTAAGGTATTTAACACTCATCATCAGACCTTTGTAAAGTGGTGGAATTGAACACCTACCAGAAAATTGAAAACTAAAACAATTGAGAATGTTGACAACACTTTTACAACATGTCTGTAGCAGCATTTGGCGATTCCTCGCTGTTTTTTTGCTACTGATTCCTGTTCTAGTACAGGCGCAACAAAGCGAGATTGAGCCTAACAACAGCGTCAGTAGTGCGCTGTCATCAGCCAACCGCTATTATACAGAGAACCATATTACGGGCTCTGTCACCAGTACAGATTCGGATTTCTGGATTATCTCCCGTAGTGGTATGGAGACCTACCAGGGGCTGATTTATTACGCTACGGAAATTTTCACGAACAGTCCGAATATTGAGATACTTGTTCATCAGTATGAGGGTACGTGGGGAAGTGGCACTTCGAATACTTACAATCTCGAAGAGCTAAAGAATAGCTGGGGATGTACAGATCAGTGTCCGTTATTACTGGACTATCATATAGAGGGAAAGGATTATCACTATGCCTTTGAGATCAAAACGACTTCAACCTCGGCGCAAAGTTATGACCTAAACCTGTATGGGCACACTTATACGGATACAACCCCTTACACTAATGAATGGTGGATGATTAATCCTCCCACTACAGCGGTATCGAGTATCGCAATAAGTGAGAATGTAGCGAACCTGGATCTGACTTCTTTTACAGCGATAAGTGATACCGTTAGTTATGTGGTAAAGATGAATACTTCTAACTCCTTTGCTAATCTGGAGAGCGGTTTTACAACGCTTACGGGAAGTACTGACTATGTAGGTGGAGAGCAAGTGGTTTATGTAGGTAACAATGCCACACCAAACTTAACGATTACAGGTCTTTCGGAGAATACCACTTATTACTTTAAGGTATATCCTTATAGTAACCTTCATGGTTATCTGCAATACAATAATAGTGGAACGGTAGTAAGCAAGAAGACTTGTGGTGCTCTTCCTGGGCAGCTTCCAATGTTCAGGTGGAAAACTACAGTTCATCTGAGATTACCTTGAAGCAGTTTAATGCAGCAAGTAGTGCAGATGGATACGTGGTGATGATGAATACAGAGGACAGTTTCACGGCTCTTGAGAGTGGAAGTACGCCAGCACAACTTATTCAACGGCTGGACAGGTAGTGTATGTAGGCAACTCAACATCTCCAAATATTAGGGTAAGTGGGTTAAGCGAGATGACGCAGTATTACTTCAAGGTATATGCCTATAAATCTTGTGGTGGTTACTATTGGTTTGAGCAGACAGGTGCAGGAGGAAATACAACAACTTGCGGAACGCCTTCTCCCAATACTGATATTTACGTTTATCCTCATCTTTTGAAGGATACGTCTTTTACATTCGCGACACATTTTGGTTTTACACCTAATGGTGACGGTCATGTGGTAAAGATCAATACAGTAAACAGCTTTACGGATTTGAATGCGACAGATAGCGCCTTGCCTTCTGCTAATAGCGTTTATAGCGGTAGAGGAGAACAAGTGGTACTGGCTGGTAACAATGCTACTTTAGAAGTGACAGGGTTGTCACCGTTCACCACGTACTACATCAAGGCGTATGCTTATAAGAGTTGTGGGGATGGGACGTATTACTTTGAGAATACAGGTTTTACAACATCAACGACAACATGTGGTTTTGATGCAGGGCTAGCTTCCGGAGCGGTTTTTGGCAATGTGACAGATAGCAACCTTGAGCTGAAATCATTCTCAGCACCAACAACCGGAAGTGTAACGGGGTATATCATCAAGATGAATACCACTAAGAGCTTTACGCCCATCAGCGAGAGTACTGATCCACTTCCTACAGCGAGTACCGCTTATGCAGGTGGTGAGCAGGTGATTTACGCAGGTACTTCTACGATTCCAAATCTGACGGTTACAGGACTTTCAGCAAACTCCACCTATCACTTTACGGTGTATGGGTATAGCAATTGTGGGGGATCGAATTATACATTCTATCAGCAGGAGGGCTATTACTTTGTAAAGTATAATGGCAGTAATCCTGAGCCTACCTTGGTTTTCAATGACCTGACCAAAGAATATGGTACGGGCAGCTTTGACTTATCCGCTACTTCCAATTCCAATGGTAATATCACTTACCAGATTGTTAGCGATTCAGGGGGAGGAACTTCCTTGAGCGGAACGAACAATAAGACGGTGACCTTGGGTAACGTAGGTAGTGTAGTGATTGAAGCGACTCAGGAACCGGACGGCAGCTATGCTTCTACGACAAAGCGTATAACGCTAACGATTGAGAAGCAAGCACCGACGATTAATTTTGAAAACGCAGTGGTAAGTATTAGTGAATCGACTTATTCTCTTTCTGCAGGAAGCGATTCTGATGGTACAATTACTTATAGTATCGTAGGCGCTAACAATGGACATTCGATTACTGGAAGTACACTAAATGTAACGGGTACTGCCGGAACAATTACGGTACGCGCCTCTGTAGCAGCAGGCACCAACCACAAGGCGGATTATGCGGAAGCTTTGGTAACCGTAGCCGATGTGACTACCACATTTATCCATAACGGAGTAGACCAGATTTACCAGATCAATGCAGATGGTACTACTACGAGTCTGGGAACGCTTTCCGGAGGAGATTATGTACGTGCTGGTATGGTGAAAGTCGGAAACAAGCTGTGGACTGTGGAAGTGACTCACTCAACAGATTATTACGGTCGTATCTATTATTATGATAAGACTGACGGAACCGTAACGGTTGCCTATAATTTTAATGGAGCTCAGGGACCTTACCCTTGTGGATTAACGCTGTACAATGGTAAGTTATGGGGATTTTCATATTTTAACTCAAATAATAGAAGCGGTATTTTTAGTATAGATCCTACCGATAATACCTATACGTATGAATATGAGATTCCAGAAACTGTCGTACCAGGATTCACTATAACGGCGCTAACCGTTGTTGGTGATGCATTATATGGGGTTTCAAACCAGGGAGGTGCTAATAGTAAAGGAACAATCTTTAAATATACTCCTGCTACAGATACTTTTGAGGTAGTATATAATTTTGTCAATACACCAATAGCGGAAGAGTTAAGTTATATCAATGGAAAATTGTGGGGAGGAAGTTATGACGGAACGAATCATTATAT
The Limibacter armeniacum DNA segment above includes these coding regions:
- a CDS encoding tetratricopeptide repeat-containing sensor histidine kinase, whose protein sequence is MIRIILFVTFLVSVFSFHSSAQTFGKPQNISHVLELIDQKYFDENSELDSLVKVVETELETSSTQLKPLYQLGLGTYLLRHTQEHKQAKELLLSSYNHKDNLPDSLKQYEYEMLDNLGLVYMKLINHDSTKWAYEQALKYLDPEKEKSRMAVLYIKLGGLAMDGFQNMELSKEFYQKAAKLRPFCSGSDTLLVDWHIALGFGRYHFNKQNLDSSEIYFEDLLQTAQKMPITQNKDYVESMGYSYLANIAFDQGKYNEALKYDLLSLELELRNSSPLNLIASYNNLGDDYMLINKQDSAFYYYQLALNLSEEYQSADRKIEVLNNLHEFYAKVGKTKKAYETLLEKNEIEDTLRLHRNNLKYNELLRQYEAEKQEKEIQDQKDQIDLLTAREQLSSLRLTILIVVVVAVLLLGFLYARYRLAIKERKARELEVIGRFKESMTGMIAHDLKNPLSVILGMESEKPSTKQMAKQMLQLVNNMLDVQKFENAEVQLNLEDFSLTALVSEVIEQVRPLLSEKNVTIIPKVESAVGVRADREMIFRVLVNFLTNAIKFSPNNSTIEIEVVQVEKKVEISIHDYGTGIEKSKVAEIFNAYTQVDARKSGGVASTGLGLSFCKLAVEAHGSTILVDSELGKGTSFTFSLPESEEIVDHEKLTESYNEFLVTEMEKGWIQDKLPQLKALKLYQAFEIEEVLEDLEQHKSATIDRWSKEVLDAAYANNREHYDELLRKVSQN
- a CDS encoding response regulator — translated: MNKKTILIVDDQREIIRLIANELSKSGNYTVINAGNGEIGCQVAEEELPDVILMDWDMPVMNGIEATRRLKLSEKTHEIPVIIATGQMTNSDDLRLALEAGAVDYVRKPIDFVELIARINTALRIREQHEAIKELLRSEIELKNRKLSTTSMLIVEKNGLLQDFHTSLQELERKIDNPKEDIGLELKALRKRVYNHIDIDSSWDTFKMHFDEVHPDFFNAITDKCGDLSHKDLKLCAYLKLGMDNKQIAQLLNITPASTRTALFRLKKKMGLDEEANLRVEIMDL